In the genome of Takifugu rubripes chromosome 18, fTakRub1.2, whole genome shotgun sequence, one region contains:
- the abcc9 gene encoding ATP-binding cassette sub-family C member 9 isoform X2 codes for MALSFCGSENGTNGYRVTDSVFNNGCFVDALNLVPHVFLLFITFPILFIGWGSQSSKVQIHHNTWLHFPGHNLRWILTFLLLFVHVCEFAEGIVSNMEMKTNHLHLFMPAFMGFIAATTSVVYYHNIETSNFPKLLLVLFIYWVLAFITKSIKLWKFLEYDIGLRFLRCCITIFVVVLYALLMAVEVNVIRIRKYVFFSNPQKVKPPEDLQDLGVRFLQPFVNLLSKATYWWMNPLIMGAHKRPIELKKIGKLPIAMRALTNYLRLKDAYEDQRTVEDPGRTPSIWRSMYRAFGRPILLSSTFRYMADLLGFAGPLCIYGIVRYLNTEKTAENQEQVRLLNVYFMSSAELLRNTSVLAVLLFLALILQRTFLQASYYVTIETGINMRGALLAMIYNKMLRLSTSNMSMGEMTLGQINNLVAIETNQLMWFLFLCPNLWAMPVQIVMGVILLYNLLGWSALVGASVIVLLAPVQYLIATKLADTQKSSLEHSTDRLKKTSEILKGIKLLKLYAWENIFCDSVEETRGKELTSLRTFAFYTSMSIFMNAAIPIAAVLATFVTHHILDSSGPKSAEAFAALALFHILVTPLFLLSTVVRFAVKALVSVQKLSEFLQSDEIGDDSWRNGDMSISFEAGKKHMGTTTAINRKWPLRHQMDNYEQPTRRQMRPSETEDVAVKVSNGFFSWGSNLSTLSDISIRIPTGQLTMIVGQVGCGKSSLLLAMLGEMQTIKGRVYWSKLPDSVMTQERNISWSETEESDEDVRSKNRYSVAYAAQKSWLLNATVEENIVFGSPFSKQRYKAVIDACSLQPDIDLLPFGDQTEIGERGINLSGGQRQRICVARALYQNTNIVFLDDPFSALDIHLSDHLMQEGILKYLQDDKRTVVLVTHKLQYLIHADWIIAMKDGSVLREGTLKDIQTHDIELYEHWKTLMNRQDHELEKDIEQDSQTTLERKTLRRAFYSREAKNLIDDDDDEGEEEEEEDDNMSTTTVRGSKIPWKVCWSYLSSGGFFMIFLMIFSKLLKHSVIVAIDYCLAHWTFFKTNQSAGNESRHSYGSNATAPAPDPQNDDPYYLVFIVLCAAGIALCLITSLTVEFLGLSSATNLHHNLLNKIIHAPIRFFDITPLGQILNRFSADTNIIDQHIPPTLESLTRSTLLCLSAIGVISCITPYFLIALFPLGVAFYFIQKYFRVASKDLQDLDDSTQLPLLCHFSETAEGLTTIRAFRHEARFKQRMLELTDTNNTAYLFLSAANRWLEVRTDYLGALIVLAAAVASIRSLPNDLLSRSLVGFALTYALTVSNYLNWVVRNLADLEVQMAAVKKVNSFLSTESENYDGSMDSSQVPENWPQSGEIKIQDLSVRYDPMLKPVLKHVNAYITPGQKVGICGRTGSGKSSLSLAFFNMVDIFEGKIVIDGIDICKLPLQTLRSRLSIILQDPILFSGSIRFNLDPEKTCSDDRLWEALEIAQLKHMVKALPGGLDAVVTEGGENFSVGQRQLFCLARAFVRKSSILIMDEATASIDMATENILQKVVMTAFADRTVVTIAHRVSSILDADQVLVFSSGILVECDSGPNLLDQEASLFSVLVRTHK; via the exons ATGGCCCTGTCGTTCTGCGGCAGTGAAAATGGAACCAATGGCTACCGCGTGACGGACAGCGTATTCAACAACGGCTGCTTCGTGGACGCCCTTAACCTGGTCCCCCATgtcttccttctcttcatcACCTTCCCCATCCTCTTCATCG gtTGGGGCAGCCAGTCGTCGAAGGTCCAGATCCATCACAACACGTGGCTCCATTTCCCCGGTCACAACCTGAGGTGGATCCtcaccttcctgctgctcttcgtCCATGTCTGCGAGTTTGCGGAGGGCATCGTCTCCAACAT GGAGATGAAGACCAaccacctccatctcttcaTGCCAGCCTTCATGGGTTTCATCGCGGCCACGACGTCAGTAGTTTATTACCACAACATCGAGACCTCCAACTTCCCCAAACTTCTACTTG TGCTCTTTATTTACTGGGTGTTAGCCTTCATCACAAAGTCCATCAAGCTGTGGAAGTTTCTGGAGTATGACATCGGACTGAGGTTCCTGAGGTGCTGCATCACAATCTTTGTAGTGGTTCTGTACGCGCTGCTGATGGCTGTGGAGGTCAACGTGATAAGAATCAGG AAATATGTCTTCTTTTCCAACCCTCAGAAGGTGAAACCGCCGGAGGATTTGCAGGATTTGGGAGTTCGATTCCTGCAGCCGTTTGTGAACCTGCTGTCCAAG GCAACATACTGGTGGATGAATCCTCTCATCATGGGAGCTCATAAGAGGCCGATAGAGCTGAAAAAGATCGGCAAGTTGCCCATCGCCATGAGAGCTCTCACCAACTACCTCAGGCTCAAAGACGCCTACGAGGATCAAAGG ACTGTCGAGGACCCCGGGCGCACCCCGTCGATCTGGCGCTCCATGTATCGCGCCTTTGGCCGCCCCATCCTGCTCAGCAGCACCTTCCGCTACATGGCCGACCTGCTGGGCTTCGCTGGGCCGCTCTGCATCTATGGCATCGTGAGATACCTGAACACGGAGAAAACCGCAGAGAACCAGGAGCAG gTGAGACTCCTCAACGTTTACTTCATGTCTTCCGCTGAGCTGCTGCGGAACACTTCGGTGCTGGCCGTGCTTCTCTTCCTGGCTTTAATCCTGCAGCGGACCTTTCTTCAGGCCTCATACTATGTCACCATAGAAACAGGCATCAACATGCGAGGAGCCCTGCTG GCAATGATCTACAACAAAATGCTCCGTCTGTCCACCTCCAACATGTCAATGGGTGAGATGACCCTGGGGCAGATCAACAACCTGGTTGCTATAGAAACCAACCAGCTAATGtggtttctcttcctctgcccCAACCTGTGGGCCATGCCCGTGCAG ATTGTGATGGGAGTGATCCTGCTTTACAATCTCCTAGGATGGAGCGCTTTGGTCGGAGCCTCTGTTATCGTTCTACTGGCTCCGGTTCAGTACCTCATAGCTACAAAActggcagacacacaaaaaagctCCCTC GAACACTCGACCGATCGCCTGAAGAAGACCTCGGAGATCTTGAAAGGCATTAAGTTGCTGAAGCTGTATGCCTGGGAGAATATCTTCTGTGACAGCGTGGAGGAAACCAGAGGCAAAGAGCTCACCAGCCTCAGGACCTTTGCCTTCTACACATCCATGTCCA TTTTCATGAACGCCGCCATTCCCATCGCTGCCGTTCTTGCG ACATTTGTGACACATCACATCCTCGATTCGAGTGGTCCCAAGTCTGCGGAGGCGTTCGCAGCCTTGGCGCTCTTCCACATCCTGGTCACGcccctcttcctgctctctaCCGTTGTCCGATTTGCCGTCAAGGCTCTGGTCAG tgtTCAGAAGCTCAGCGAGTTCCTCCAGAGTGACGAAATTGGAGATGACAGCTGGAGGAACGGAGACATGTCGATATCCTTCGAAGCTGGGAAAAAGCACATGGGGACG ACCACAGCCATCAACAGGAAATGGCCTCTGCGCCACCAGATGGACAACTACGAGCAGCCCACCAGGCGACAGATGAGACCCTCCGAGACAGAGGATGTGGCTgtaaag GTCAGCAATGGATTCTTCTCATGGGGGAGCAACCTGTCGACCCTGTCTGACATCAGCATCCGCATCCCTACAG GCCAGTTGACGATGATTGTGGGCCAGGTGGGTTGTGGGAAATCCTCCCTGCTGCTGGCCATGCTGGGCGAGATGCAGACCATCAAGGGGAGAGTCTACTGGAGCAA GCTGCCTGATAGTGTGATGACTCAAGAAAGAAACATAAG CTGGTCAGAGACAGAGGAGTCTGATGAAGACGTCAGGAG CAAGAACAGATATTCTGTGGCCTACGCTGCTCAGAAGTCGTGGCTGCTCAACGCGACAGTGGAGGAAAACATCGTCTTCGGCAGCCCTTTCAGTAAACAGAG GTACAAGGCTGTGATTGACGCCTGCTCACTGCAGCCTGACATCGACCTTCTGCCCTTCGGGGACCAAACTGAGATCGGAGAGCGG GGGATTAACCTGAGCGGAGGTCAGAGGCAGAGGATCTGCGTGGCCAGAGCTCTTTACCAGAACACCAACATCGTCTTCTTG GATGATCCCTTCTCTGCTCTGGATATCCATCTCAGCGATCACCTGATGCAGGAAGGAATCCTAAAATATCTGCAGGATGATAAACGGACTGTGGTTCTGGTCACCCACAAGCTTCAATACCTCATTCACGCAGATTGG ATCATTGCCATGAAGGACGGCTCGGTGCTAAGAGAGGGAACTTTGAAGGACATTCAGACTCATGACATCGAGCTCTACGAACACTGGAAGACCCTGATGAATAGACAAGACCACGAGCTGGAGAAG GACATAGAACAAGACAGTCAAACTACACTGGAGAGGAAAACGCTGAGGAGAGCCTTCTACTCGAGAGAGGCCAAGAACCTGATCGACGATGATGACGACG agggagaagaggaggaggaagaggatgacaaCATGTCTACGACCACAGTCAGAGGATCGAAGATCCCGTGGAAG GTGTGCTGGAGCTACCTGTCCTCTGGGGGCTTCTTCATGATCTTCTTGATGATTTTCTCCAAGCTTCTCAAACACTCGGTCATCGTTGCCATCGACTACTGTCTGGCACACTGGACCTTCTTCAAAACCAATCAGAGTGCAGGGAATGAGTCGCGCCATTCGTATGGCAGCAACGCCACGGCGCCCGCGCCTGATCCGCAGAAC gACGACCCCTACTATTTGGTCTTCATCGTCTTGTGCGCTGCAGGGATCGCGTTGTGCCTCATCACCTCGCTCACAGTGGAGTTTCTGGGTCTTTCTTCGGCCACGAACCTGCATCACaacctgctgaacaagatcatCCATGCCCCCATCAG GTTCTTTGACATCACCCCTCTGGGACAGATCCTAAACAGGTTCTCAGCTGATACCAATATCATCGACCAG CATATTCCTCCAACACTGGAGTCTTTGACGAGGTCCACGctgctctgtctctctgccatcGGTGTCATTTCCTGCATCACTCCATATTTTTTAATTGCCCTCTTCCCTCTGGGTGTGGCCTTCTACTTCATCCAAAAGTACTTCCGGGTGGCCTCCAA AGACCTTCAGGACCTCGACGACTCCACACAGCTTCCTCTGCTCTGTCACTTCTCTGAGACGGCTGAGGGTCTTACCACCATAAGGGCGTTCAG ACACGAAGCTCGTTTCAAACAGCGAATGCTGGAGCTGACCGACACCAACAACACAGCCTACCTGTTTCTGTCCGCCGCCAACCGCTGGCTGGAGGTCCGCACG GACTATCTGGGGGCTTTGATCGTACTCGCGGCAGCAGTCGCCTCCATAAGGAGTTTACCCAATGATCTTCTCTCCAGGAGCCTGGTGGGCTTCGCACTCACGTACGCCCTCACG GTTAGCAACTACCTGAACTGGGTTGTGAGGAACCTGGCAGATCTGGAGGTGCAGATGGCAGCCGTGAAGAAGGTCAACAGCTTCCTCAGCACCGAGTCGGAGAACTACGATGGATCAATGG ACTCCTCTCAGGTGCCCGAGAACTGGCCCCAGAGTGGCGAGATTAAGATCCAAGACCTGTCCGTGCGCTACGATCCCATGCTCAAGCCGGTCCTCAAACACGTCAATGCCTACATCACACCAGGACAGAAG gtGGGGATTTGCGGTCGCACCGGCAGCGGGAAGTCCTCCCTGTCGCTGGCCTTTTTCAACATGGTGGACATCTTTGAAG GAAAGATCGTCATCGACGGGATCGACATCTGCAAACTTCCTCTGCAGACGCTCAGATCGCGCCTCTCCATCATCCTGCAGGACCCCATCTTATTCAGCGGATCAATAAG GTTTAACCTGGATCCGGAGAAGACCTGCTCTGACGATCGACTCTGGGAGGCGCTAGAGATCGCTCAGCTGAAGCACATGGTGAAAGCGCTGCCTGGAGGGCTGG ATGCTGTGGTGACGGAAGGTGGAGAGAACTTCAGCGTCGGCCAGAGGCAGCTCTTCTGCTTGGCCCGAGCGTTCGTCAGGAAGAGCAGCATCCTCATCATGGATGAAGCCACGGCCTCCATAGACATGGCCACG GAGAACATCTTACAGAAAGTCGTGATGACGGCGTTCGCAGACAGAACCGTCGTTACCATCGCT CACCGCGTCTCCTCCATCCTGGACGCCGACCAGGTGTTGGTCTTCTCCTCAGGGATCTTGGTGGAGTGTGATTCTGGTCCGaacctgctggaccaggaggcGAGCCTGTTCAGTGTGTTAGTCAGGACTCACAAGTAA
- the abcc9 gene encoding ATP-binding cassette sub-family C member 9 isoform X5: MALSFCGSENGTNGYRVTDSVFNNGCFVDALNLVPHVFLLFITFPILFIGWGSQSSKVQIHHNTWLHFPGHNLRWILTFLLLFVHVCEFAEGIVSNMEMKTNHLHLFMPAFMGFIAATTSVVYYHNIETSNFPKLLLVLFIYWVLAFITKSIKLWKFLEYDIGLRFLRCCITIFVVVLYALLMAVEVNVIRIRKYVFFSNPQKVKPPEDLQDLGVRFLQPFVNLLSKATYWWMNPLIMGAHKRPIELKKIGKLPIAMRALTNYLRLKDAYEDQRTVEDPGRTPSIWRSMYRAFGRPILLSSTFRYMADLLGFAGPLCIYGIVRYLNTEKTAENQEQVRLLNVYFMSSAELLRNTSVLAVLLFLALILQRTFLQASYYVTIETGINMRGALLAMIYNKMLRLSTSNMSMGEMTLGQINNLVAIETNQLMWFLFLCPNLWAMPVQIVMGVILLYNLLGWSALVGASVIVLLAPVQYLIATKLADTQKSSLEHSTDRLKKTSEILKGIKLLKLYAWENIFCDSVEETRGKELTSLRTFAFYTSMSIFMNAAIPIAAVLATFVTHHILDSSGPKSAEAFAALALFHILVTPLFLLSTVVRFAVKALVSVQKLSEFLQSDEIGDDSWRNGDMSISFEAGKKHMGTTTAINRKWPLRHQMDNYEQPTRRQMRPSETEDVAVKVSNGFFSWGSNLSTLSDISIRIPTGQLTMIVGQVGCGKSSLLLAMLGEMQTIKGRVYWSNKNRYSVAYAAQKSWLLNATVEENIVFGSPFSKQRYKAVIDACSLQPDIDLLPFGDQTEIGERGINLSGGQRQRICVARALYQNTNIVFLDDPFSALDIHLSDHLMQEGILKYLQDDKRTVVLVTHKLQYLIHADWIIAMKDGSVLREGTLKDIQTHDIELYEHWKTLMNRQDHELEKDIEQDSQTTLERKTLRRAFYSREAKNLIDDDDDEGEEEEEEDDNMSTTTVRGSKIPWKVCWSYLSSGGFFMIFLMIFSKLLKHSVIVAIDYCLAHWTFFKTNQSAGNESRHSYGSNATAPAPDPQNDDPYYLVFIVLCAAGIALCLITSLTVEFLGLSSATNLHHNLLNKIIHAPIRFFDITPLGQILNRFSADTNIIDQHIPPTLESLTRSTLLCLSAIGVISCITPYFLIALFPLGVAFYFIQKYFRVASKDLQDLDDSTQLPLLCHFSETAEGLTTIRAFRHEARFKQRMLELTDTNNTAYLFLSAANRWLEVRTDYLGALIVLAAAVASIRSLPNDLLSRSLVGFALTYALTVSNYLNWVVRNLADLEVQMAAVKKVNSFLSTESENYDGSMDSSQVPENWPQSGEIKIQDLSVRYDPMLKPVLKHVNAYITPGQKVGICGRTGSGKSSLSLAFFNMVDIFEGKIVIDGIDICKLPLQTLRSRLSIILQDPILFSGSIRFNLDPEKTCSDDRLWEALEIAQLKHMVKALPGGLDAVVTEGGENFSVGQRQLFCLARAFVRKSSILIMDEATASIDMATENILQKVVMTAFADRTVVTIAHRVSSILDADQVLVFSSGILVECDSGPNLLDQEASLFSVLVRTHK, from the exons ATGGCCCTGTCGTTCTGCGGCAGTGAAAATGGAACCAATGGCTACCGCGTGACGGACAGCGTATTCAACAACGGCTGCTTCGTGGACGCCCTTAACCTGGTCCCCCATgtcttccttctcttcatcACCTTCCCCATCCTCTTCATCG gtTGGGGCAGCCAGTCGTCGAAGGTCCAGATCCATCACAACACGTGGCTCCATTTCCCCGGTCACAACCTGAGGTGGATCCtcaccttcctgctgctcttcgtCCATGTCTGCGAGTTTGCGGAGGGCATCGTCTCCAACAT GGAGATGAAGACCAaccacctccatctcttcaTGCCAGCCTTCATGGGTTTCATCGCGGCCACGACGTCAGTAGTTTATTACCACAACATCGAGACCTCCAACTTCCCCAAACTTCTACTTG TGCTCTTTATTTACTGGGTGTTAGCCTTCATCACAAAGTCCATCAAGCTGTGGAAGTTTCTGGAGTATGACATCGGACTGAGGTTCCTGAGGTGCTGCATCACAATCTTTGTAGTGGTTCTGTACGCGCTGCTGATGGCTGTGGAGGTCAACGTGATAAGAATCAGG AAATATGTCTTCTTTTCCAACCCTCAGAAGGTGAAACCGCCGGAGGATTTGCAGGATTTGGGAGTTCGATTCCTGCAGCCGTTTGTGAACCTGCTGTCCAAG GCAACATACTGGTGGATGAATCCTCTCATCATGGGAGCTCATAAGAGGCCGATAGAGCTGAAAAAGATCGGCAAGTTGCCCATCGCCATGAGAGCTCTCACCAACTACCTCAGGCTCAAAGACGCCTACGAGGATCAAAGG ACTGTCGAGGACCCCGGGCGCACCCCGTCGATCTGGCGCTCCATGTATCGCGCCTTTGGCCGCCCCATCCTGCTCAGCAGCACCTTCCGCTACATGGCCGACCTGCTGGGCTTCGCTGGGCCGCTCTGCATCTATGGCATCGTGAGATACCTGAACACGGAGAAAACCGCAGAGAACCAGGAGCAG gTGAGACTCCTCAACGTTTACTTCATGTCTTCCGCTGAGCTGCTGCGGAACACTTCGGTGCTGGCCGTGCTTCTCTTCCTGGCTTTAATCCTGCAGCGGACCTTTCTTCAGGCCTCATACTATGTCACCATAGAAACAGGCATCAACATGCGAGGAGCCCTGCTG GCAATGATCTACAACAAAATGCTCCGTCTGTCCACCTCCAACATGTCAATGGGTGAGATGACCCTGGGGCAGATCAACAACCTGGTTGCTATAGAAACCAACCAGCTAATGtggtttctcttcctctgcccCAACCTGTGGGCCATGCCCGTGCAG ATTGTGATGGGAGTGATCCTGCTTTACAATCTCCTAGGATGGAGCGCTTTGGTCGGAGCCTCTGTTATCGTTCTACTGGCTCCGGTTCAGTACCTCATAGCTACAAAActggcagacacacaaaaaagctCCCTC GAACACTCGACCGATCGCCTGAAGAAGACCTCGGAGATCTTGAAAGGCATTAAGTTGCTGAAGCTGTATGCCTGGGAGAATATCTTCTGTGACAGCGTGGAGGAAACCAGAGGCAAAGAGCTCACCAGCCTCAGGACCTTTGCCTTCTACACATCCATGTCCA TTTTCATGAACGCCGCCATTCCCATCGCTGCCGTTCTTGCG ACATTTGTGACACATCACATCCTCGATTCGAGTGGTCCCAAGTCTGCGGAGGCGTTCGCAGCCTTGGCGCTCTTCCACATCCTGGTCACGcccctcttcctgctctctaCCGTTGTCCGATTTGCCGTCAAGGCTCTGGTCAG tgtTCAGAAGCTCAGCGAGTTCCTCCAGAGTGACGAAATTGGAGATGACAGCTGGAGGAACGGAGACATGTCGATATCCTTCGAAGCTGGGAAAAAGCACATGGGGACG ACCACAGCCATCAACAGGAAATGGCCTCTGCGCCACCAGATGGACAACTACGAGCAGCCCACCAGGCGACAGATGAGACCCTCCGAGACAGAGGATGTGGCTgtaaag GTCAGCAATGGATTCTTCTCATGGGGGAGCAACCTGTCGACCCTGTCTGACATCAGCATCCGCATCCCTACAG GCCAGTTGACGATGATTGTGGGCCAGGTGGGTTGTGGGAAATCCTCCCTGCTGCTGGCCATGCTGGGCGAGATGCAGACCATCAAGGGGAGAGTCTACTGGAGCAA CAAGAACAGATATTCTGTGGCCTACGCTGCTCAGAAGTCGTGGCTGCTCAACGCGACAGTGGAGGAAAACATCGTCTTCGGCAGCCCTTTCAGTAAACAGAG GTACAAGGCTGTGATTGACGCCTGCTCACTGCAGCCTGACATCGACCTTCTGCCCTTCGGGGACCAAACTGAGATCGGAGAGCGG GGGATTAACCTGAGCGGAGGTCAGAGGCAGAGGATCTGCGTGGCCAGAGCTCTTTACCAGAACACCAACATCGTCTTCTTG GATGATCCCTTCTCTGCTCTGGATATCCATCTCAGCGATCACCTGATGCAGGAAGGAATCCTAAAATATCTGCAGGATGATAAACGGACTGTGGTTCTGGTCACCCACAAGCTTCAATACCTCATTCACGCAGATTGG ATCATTGCCATGAAGGACGGCTCGGTGCTAAGAGAGGGAACTTTGAAGGACATTCAGACTCATGACATCGAGCTCTACGAACACTGGAAGACCCTGATGAATAGACAAGACCACGAGCTGGAGAAG GACATAGAACAAGACAGTCAAACTACACTGGAGAGGAAAACGCTGAGGAGAGCCTTCTACTCGAGAGAGGCCAAGAACCTGATCGACGATGATGACGACG agggagaagaggaggaggaagaggatgacaaCATGTCTACGACCACAGTCAGAGGATCGAAGATCCCGTGGAAG GTGTGCTGGAGCTACCTGTCCTCTGGGGGCTTCTTCATGATCTTCTTGATGATTTTCTCCAAGCTTCTCAAACACTCGGTCATCGTTGCCATCGACTACTGTCTGGCACACTGGACCTTCTTCAAAACCAATCAGAGTGCAGGGAATGAGTCGCGCCATTCGTATGGCAGCAACGCCACGGCGCCCGCGCCTGATCCGCAGAAC gACGACCCCTACTATTTGGTCTTCATCGTCTTGTGCGCTGCAGGGATCGCGTTGTGCCTCATCACCTCGCTCACAGTGGAGTTTCTGGGTCTTTCTTCGGCCACGAACCTGCATCACaacctgctgaacaagatcatCCATGCCCCCATCAG GTTCTTTGACATCACCCCTCTGGGACAGATCCTAAACAGGTTCTCAGCTGATACCAATATCATCGACCAG CATATTCCTCCAACACTGGAGTCTTTGACGAGGTCCACGctgctctgtctctctgccatcGGTGTCATTTCCTGCATCACTCCATATTTTTTAATTGCCCTCTTCCCTCTGGGTGTGGCCTTCTACTTCATCCAAAAGTACTTCCGGGTGGCCTCCAA AGACCTTCAGGACCTCGACGACTCCACACAGCTTCCTCTGCTCTGTCACTTCTCTGAGACGGCTGAGGGTCTTACCACCATAAGGGCGTTCAG ACACGAAGCTCGTTTCAAACAGCGAATGCTGGAGCTGACCGACACCAACAACACAGCCTACCTGTTTCTGTCCGCCGCCAACCGCTGGCTGGAGGTCCGCACG GACTATCTGGGGGCTTTGATCGTACTCGCGGCAGCAGTCGCCTCCATAAGGAGTTTACCCAATGATCTTCTCTCCAGGAGCCTGGTGGGCTTCGCACTCACGTACGCCCTCACG GTTAGCAACTACCTGAACTGGGTTGTGAGGAACCTGGCAGATCTGGAGGTGCAGATGGCAGCCGTGAAGAAGGTCAACAGCTTCCTCAGCACCGAGTCGGAGAACTACGATGGATCAATGG ACTCCTCTCAGGTGCCCGAGAACTGGCCCCAGAGTGGCGAGATTAAGATCCAAGACCTGTCCGTGCGCTACGATCCCATGCTCAAGCCGGTCCTCAAACACGTCAATGCCTACATCACACCAGGACAGAAG gtGGGGATTTGCGGTCGCACCGGCAGCGGGAAGTCCTCCCTGTCGCTGGCCTTTTTCAACATGGTGGACATCTTTGAAG GAAAGATCGTCATCGACGGGATCGACATCTGCAAACTTCCTCTGCAGACGCTCAGATCGCGCCTCTCCATCATCCTGCAGGACCCCATCTTATTCAGCGGATCAATAAG GTTTAACCTGGATCCGGAGAAGACCTGCTCTGACGATCGACTCTGGGAGGCGCTAGAGATCGCTCAGCTGAAGCACATGGTGAAAGCGCTGCCTGGAGGGCTGG ATGCTGTGGTGACGGAAGGTGGAGAGAACTTCAGCGTCGGCCAGAGGCAGCTCTTCTGCTTGGCCCGAGCGTTCGTCAGGAAGAGCAGCATCCTCATCATGGATGAAGCCACGGCCTCCATAGACATGGCCACG GAGAACATCTTACAGAAAGTCGTGATGACGGCGTTCGCAGACAGAACCGTCGTTACCATCGCT CACCGCGTCTCCTCCATCCTGGACGCCGACCAGGTGTTGGTCTTCTCCTCAGGGATCTTGGTGGAGTGTGATTCTGGTCCGaacctgctggaccaggaggcGAGCCTGTTCAGTGTGTTAGTCAGGACTCACAAGTAA